The nucleotide sequence CTTTAGATGAATTTCAGCAAATGAGTGACTGGATTGTGAATGAAGTCCATGCGCCATTCATAACATAGTCAGTACGCATATTAGCATGTAACCGCAATTAGCAACAAGATATGCTGGAGCATCAAGTGAATTCCCTGCATTCCAATTGTCACAACACAATAGAACAGTTACGCATCTCTGATGATAATCGGCAAAGTTCTTTGACGTCATTTACACGAATTTTTGGTCCTTCAGCAAGTTGCCTCATAAATGTGCTGATGATCAGTGATCGATTGCCAAAATGAAATTCTAAAGTGGGCTTAGCTGCATGTGCTGGATCATCAGCCATTCGCAAATGCTTAGTTACTTCATATGCCTCACCTTTGCAGTGAGCAAACAATTGTGCCAATACTGTAGATGCAGGATCAGATGTAAAACGTCCAATTGCGTAATAGAAAGATCTTATAAATGCGTGATATTTTAATGGATCACTAGTAAATTCAACTTTATCCAATGCTGGCAACCGAATTCTTGTTAAATATTTCTTTCCAaaaggtacaaatcatctttactGGCAGCCTGATGATGGATAACGTTGGAGGGAGGTAAAGGAGGCTGTCTCATGACAGTAGGGTGAGGTAATTGTGAGCTTAACATATAAGGTAAGGAGGATGGGATTGTGACAGTATTTGTGTGCAAGGCATTTGAAATGGTAGGCTGAGGAAAGTATAGTCCTACAGGTCTTGTTAAGGGAGGTAACACTGATGTTATCTGCTGAGATGAGTTTGTATAAACATGGCCTGGAGGCAAACTACTAACAGTAGTAAAAGTATTTGGCCCAGTCTGTGGAAAACTACTACAAAATGGTGATAAATAAGAACCAGTATGGGCCTGCGATACGACAGGCATAGTTAAATTAACATGAGAAAATACGTCTGATTGCAATCAAAAGACATGGTATCAGCTGGCGCAATAAGCTGCTGTGGGACAGAAATCGTAGGTTGTGAATACACCGGCCCATAGACATATCAGGGGCAGTAATAGCAGCTGTGGTAATCACAGTAGTAGGTATAAAAGCAGAAAAATTATTGTCAACAAAATTAGGTGCATTGTATGGCAACTGTTAAATATTTGCATTAAAAATTGGTTATAATCTGCAACACTGCATGGGGTTGAATACTGAACTGCATGAACAGCAGACGTAGTGCAACATGATGGTTGTAAAACATTAAAAGACGAATTCAAGTAAGAACTTATACCTGTATTTTCCAAATTATTGTTAGACAAAAGTGAAACTGAACTGGGTCTCTGACTCTGCAGTTGAGTGTCAAAAATTGCCACCTTGTACTGAGATGACGGTGTTACAATCGAAAATTGACTTGGATGTAGAAGAGTCTCTGTCACCTGACAGTTCATTAGGTAGTTGAGCTTGCTGTTCTTTAAACTTTGCTTTGATCTCTGATAATCTTTGCGTTTGCGCTGCTAGTTATCCTTCTTGTACTGCtagttttttttatgtattgcCTGAAGTTTTAACATTCTTGATTTCGCCAGTCTTCTATAAGATGATGAAGATGATTTAGATTTCAACGACTGAGACATTGACCGTTTAGCTATGTAGCTAATGTCGGCCTTTTTAACACATGAGTCCAAATATTGGCAATAAACAATGTCACATGATTTCAATTTATCCACAGCCTGAGTAAGGTGTAATTTTGCCATATGTTGATAAAGTCCATTATTCGTAATATAAttctacaaataaaattttcaactgTTCAGATGATCGCATACTGTCTACTCTCATACTGTCTGGTAATGTAGAGTAACCTTTTGTTGAATTTGCTTATCCAGAATATGTTGTGCAAAAGTGTTGTTCAAATTAGTAAAAGTTTGTCCATAATGGTCATCTTGACGAAGATGATCATCCTTTTTGTTTGAACCAATGAAAATTGTCGAGCTTGAAATGTCGATGTCATCAGATGATTCATCAATTGGAACACTTGAAGCCATTGTTGCAAAAAGTCAAATATGTTCTTCAATGTAGGTTAATCgaatataagttttatttcaatgtaAAGTTGGAACGTGAATTCAAATTCCCTCAACGTTGTTGTAGTGGAGTCCTATTTGCACCGGCACCTGCCTTAAAGAATTATGCGCAATCTCCCAGCTTCTAGTAACTGCACAGCCAAAGTAAAGAGGCACACGAGATCTTTAGAAAACGAACTGTATCCATCAATCTCCACATATGAGTAAAATGTTGCTACAGCACAGAAACTTGGAGACCAACGATGAAACTTATTTATAACGAAACGGATACACTATAAATAAGCAATGAAAGACTGAAAAAATACCATCACAAAACGCGCACCCCTAAATCCAAGGCAAATCTCAATATTAAACGACACTTTCGCAATCCCACAGTGCCGTATAGAATAAAGAATCAAAAGCACGTTACCTCAAAATCCGGGGGAAAAGTTTCACTTCCTTCACAAGTCTTCACTGTGGCGCAATAATAAGTCACTATCAACAGGAAATAAGATAATGAAGATAGAACATAATTTGCCTGGGATTGTTAAAATAATAGAGAAATATATGAATGGCTAGAGGTGTGAGGCGTGCGAGGTCAAATCTaacaagagtcttgctgcacactaacacaaatgtaattctgtaacgtttcgtctgaccgaggtcagacttcttcagacaagcattttacaactgtTGTAAGAAACTCAATGGCACGCACATAAATAATGCTATCAAATGTTGCAATGCTACAAAcgaaaaagtggaaaacaataagactcgtgccaaaacaaaatttaatcgtggtctcaacaaattcctttgGCTATTTTTTCGTTCAAACATGAAAATTTGGTTTTgctttggttgtggcagcatcaggcgggccagattgatttacccaacgagccggatttggcccgcgggccgtagtttgcccatttCAGATGTAGATTGTAGAAAATTTATCACTATGTTTGTATAAAGTTACTTTATTGCACATGTAAAAAAGAATGAGAGAACACGttacataaatatttaaatgaataataatctaATAATAACATTGAGGACGAAATGATTGGTGATGAAATTAcaattaaacaatatttttgagtcATTAGCAgtcaatcataaaataatattgaacatTTGAATGATACAAGGTCACTAGGCAGAAAAATATGTATATGGTGCATGTTCTGGGAACTCTTATCAAAATATTCGTTGTTTTCGAACAATTGTTATAGTGATTTAATCACAATATTCGGGACattctattttcattttttaatttgaaataagaaaaaatttaacATATAAGCATTCGAAATAGTTGAAATCAATTTATAGATGGAAACTTCATGAGTGATCTATCTCAAAATTGAGTGTCTGAAACAATACAAAACACTAAATCAACAGACATATtgttcaatattattttcaatgacATCATACTGCACTTTATTAAAGTTACAAAAGAAACGAAAAAAACGGGACAGCatgttaaaatttatatttttagatattaaaaatttgaaaatattatagaTGTATAGAAATTTTTGATAACTTTAATAAAATTGTCATGAAgagaaaaatgaagaaaagagaTAAATACAACAatcgcaaaaacaaaattactgaTTTTGTTACTTTAAAAATGGAGTGTCCCAAAGTGGTAAAGAGCGAATTGAATATTGTCATTATctaacgaagtagtacgggtcaattttagaaaaatttagaGCCATTACAAGTTGATTGTGCTagaacaaaaaaattgatttagcATATTTACTTAAATTCTAGGTgccaaaattgaaatcaaatcgATACCTTTGATTTATTTGCGTGTTTGGAAAATTCAACAAAGATTATCCTTCATACTTTCCAATCCGGTCAATGTAGTTTTGACATATTTATGTTTCGAGGGAAATAATTTGCGGGGTTTTAATTTTGACTCTGCATATCCTTGTTCTACTTAAGATGGAAAATGTCACTAGAATTCTATTACGgtactttattattttttgaatttcgtATGGGCCTAATATTTCGTATAAAATGTTGCAGTTTTAACGAGTACTCTGTTTCCCCTGTACAATCACAACTAATATCTCACGATATGTAAGGGCTCGTGTTTATTTGGAAGGACCGGAATTTTTTTTCCTGTTctgcattgcctacccaatttattacaccctgggtgagatgAGCGGCATGGGGCTCAAACCGAGATGAATAAACTGCATGCCAACACAATTAGAACGCTTCAACCTCTAGTACACCGCGCCGCCAAAAACTAACAACCATGGTAATAATCTGAACGCTTAAATAGAAAGTCTGGTTGTTTCTGCAGATAGGTTGCATTGATTAGCTGTGTTCCACGAATCGTTACTTTCTCGTCTCAAGCTTTTCATTTCATCCAATTCTTCATTTGTCGTAATCGACGAGGTCATGTGTCGGTTGTAACTGAAACAGTGTTGCTCTAGTTGAATAGCTTTGCGATAATTTCCTCCGAAAGGTTTCCTTCGCTTCGTCATCAGAATTTTCCCCAGACAAGCAGTTGTTGAAGTGACGCACGAACTGTAACAGGCCCCTGAGTTAATTAAATCAAACCAacacaaaaataacaaaaacaaaaaagaaaagagtgatgattttaatttaaagaATAAATGTGTAATCCATGAAAAGAGAAAAATAGTACACCAAAGGGGCAGTGGTGCGTATGCCCTAAataaagcaaataaaaaaaaaggttaaatatttgaatacttaCTTAACGTGCGCATGAGAAATAgttataaaatttgatatacgGTATATCGGCAAAGTTATTTGTCCATACGTACCtgtaaaaaacaccaaaaacatTCGAATATAAAATAGGATTTAACGCGCTGTTGATTGGCAGAAGTACGATTGCAGCTATCGCATAAGCTACCGGATTTATTTCGACTCCAAGAACACTGAGAAAAGATGTCAAGCAAACAGGAACCAGGCAGAAAAAGTCCGCTAAAACAAGTCGTGTGATACGAgactgcaaaatataaaataaattaatgtaaAACCCGTTTATATACACTCTATCTGGTACTATTCATATTAAATCGCTTTTTCTGTTAAAGAAAATTTATGTGAGGCAAAGTGTGGATTTAGATGTATTTGATTCGATTGATGATATCGATTCCCAATTCTGAGCAACTTCGCTTAAAACTGGCAAACTTTTTCCTTAGTTATTGTAACGTATTATAtagcatttatatatttttgaattcataTAAGGTACGACAAAATCTGCAGGATGGACCGTTAGCATAACCGATAAGTGTAtccaaaaatattgtaaaacatACAGCAAAGAAAACTGTTTTCACCTGCAATGTTTTATTTTCGTCAACAGCTGATCTGTTTTCTCTCAACGCTCCTTGGCGCGATGCATCATTATAAATTAGTCTATAAGACATCACTATATACAGGAAAGACAAGAAGTCAAACAGCATAATGATAATAGAAAACAACCAAGCACTGTCCTTCACCTGAACAAAATACATCATTACAAGTAAATTTATAgccagaaatatttaaatatttataattcgACTTTAACAATTGTTTACACAACACCCCTTTATACTGCACACCCGCTTGTGGGATTTAAaggtattcattttattttttgtgaaaatatatgtTAAGCTTATTCCAGCAGATTACCTTGAGAAATAATTGTGGTAAGCAAACGCTGTGACCACTGTAATAACCGAACTCTCCCAATATCCGCAATTCGGGCCAATCCTGGGGGTATCGACTTTTTATTGAATGGTGAATTTGTTGCCAAGATAAACTGCCAGTGTTTtcaaaatctgaataaaataaaatggtcAGAAATATTATGCAGGTGATTTGAAAGCCACAGTATCCAATCGATTTTGAATCAAAAAGCAATGACGATCTCTTGAATTCAATGACTAACGACAACACTTTATAAGTTTTATTTGtagaaagataaaatttaattaACAGATAAATTAGTTTATTTGCATTTATCGCTCACCGTGTGAATATGCTGATAATACGTTTGCAAAGTCACTCAACTCTATCTTTGTTGGTGTGTTTGTATCAAAGAAATAAACACCGGGAGATATATAAACAGAAGAAACGAAATAGTTCTTGAAATCAGGAAGTCTTGGTACAATCGCAATGAAGAGTGAGAAAAACCAGATCAAGCCGACGAATACGACAGTGTACCTGGtagaagatatatatatatataattgaagcAAAGTTCAAATCTCAGTCTTTATGCATTAGAATAAGAAAACTGATTGATTAAAAAAGATTACCTTACTCGAAGGGAATCAACACGGAAAGGTCTCAACACTGCAATCATTCTATAAGTtgttaaaataaccaaaaaacaAACAGAAGATTGAATCGAGATCATTGCTAGACTTCCTAGTGACGCACAAACAGATCCCGTTCGCCATTCCTGGTCATATCGACAATACCTAAAGATGAGATACTACTATATTAACTGATCCTAACCTACCGCATCTACCTTAGAGCTCAAATAGTTAATACAGGTGACTCGTGTGAGTTTGTAATCCTTGCATACATCAATATCACACGAGCCAACAATAAATGTAACGGCACCTACTTTCCATTCGTTTTCGAGTTTTGAATTGCCAAAGCCAGTAAGTAAACTCCCATCAATAAATCAGCAGTTGCTAAGTTAAAAACTAAAATGTAGTTGCTCCTCATCATGGGCGAGAATCTGTGAAAGTAAATATTCTAGGTAATAGATATGAATTAAATCTGTGGttcgtttttcattttgaatttttgtgtgAAGGCGTCATCAAATTATATATTGCGCACCGTGTGGCGGTTCTGTGATATGTGGTCGGGCTACCGGTAGTCTACGGTGAACGATTCGATACTGCTTCAccttggctttcgtgtccatatatttggacATTGCTTCCTTGATAATGCTTATCATTATGGGATGTAGCACACTGTTTTATTCAAACTGAGTTTACCTTGTCTGTGATCGTAGTTTGGTTATGCTGTGATACATCACAATGGAGTTTCCGAAGAAAGCTAATAATCCCATTATCCACACAACACCACTCAAAATCACGTTCTGCAAAAGATATGTTGGGGGTATAAGGAAAGACAGCAGCATCAAGAGGTATGTATAAGTTGGAGAGTGAAGGAAAATAAGTGAGACAAAAACACACAATACAAACGGAAAAATTATAGGACCATATGCTCACTTTTATCATCCTATGCCGAGATGAAAACATGTTATCGTGAAACAGTTTTGTTGGACATTCATCACTTCCATCTTTGCAATCGGGTTTCCCATCCAAAACTTCTTGATTCGTCACGAACAGAGGCCCGGGATCTGAGCTGTTATCTCCAAGTTTTCTGCTCTCGCAGTAAAACCGACGCAACCCTTTACCTTGGCATAGTTCtggatattattaaaataatattattatactttgcaacacaaaacaaaatttttcgaatttttaggAAACGAAAACCAAATTTCGAACTAATGCATCTCCAGTCCAATATTATTAAAGATTGTGATCTCCAATTCAACGTTACACATATAACAGCACTTTCCGTAAAGTTTATAGGTTTTCTTGTTACTTAAAATTTATACCTTCTGCTTCGTCTTCTTCCCCTTCGCAGTCTATTCTTGCGTCACAAAAGCTACTGATATGGATCGTTGATTTTCGTGATTCTTTGGGACGACTCGTTGGGCACTTGACGCGATCTTTACATCCTTGTTCATCGGGACTCAATTTATCTGGTGATGTTCTTTCACAGTCTTCAACACCATCGCAAATCTTCATAGTAATCATAAGATTCAAATATTATAAGAACCAacaaaagcgaaaataaaacagatgaAGAACAGATAAAAAAACAACGAGACTCAcctgaaattatatttataacaCATATAAAACAAACTAATTTAAAGTAAACTTACATCCTTTGAAAGGTAATGATGAGGTTTTCCGGGACAGTGGAGGAAATCGTCTTTTATATCTAGCGCTTTACAGACTTCCATTGTTTTGTTTCCACACAGGAACTGACGTTCGGTTTTTGAAGCATTTTGATCCTACAAGAAAATTATGTAGATAACTTTACAATTGCTTATCCAGTACTCGAATTTACTTTTCTTTTCTCCTTCAACTCAAATGTACTAAGACcagtttatttttattggtCATACCATAACAGGTTGCTTGATTATAGAACATTCATCTTCAGCAAATGCACACTGTGGAATGCCATCACACATTGTAGCGTATTCTGGAGACCCTTGAGGATTCTTTGTCTCACATTTAAAGTTAAGAGATGCAGATTGACGTGACCAATTTTCCTGAAACATAAAAATACCAATCACATTGGATTAGGGTCACAATTTTAACTTAATTTTACGTTGATTTTTCTTATTGACAAACATCAAAAATTTCATACTTCATTTTTCGCTTGACACGAAGCTTCGTCAGTACCATCCACGCAATGTGATATTCCATCACATATGTATGTAACGTTGATGCAATTGTCACCATCATCACATACTATCTGATCATTTTCACAATGTGTACAAGAATCTGTGTCTTGAATGTcatgaagaataaaaaaaattttgagtaaaatttattaattaatacatCTGAATCAAATTAATGATCTGCTAAGTGTTATATTAAATCAGATAACTTTTCATTGCTATTTTTCCCGCATGCAAAAGAAATCTTCTAAATGACCACCTGATTTTTGATGCAGCAGTATTGAGACAGTGTCCTCTTTGTctttaaaataaactaatttattatttgatttgggTTTCAGCTGTTTCTATATAGCAATTGTGACCAAGCTATTCAATTAGATTGGTGAAGGTAACTGAATGAAACTCAGATGTTAATATAGTTCTCGTAATTAAATTTAGATGGTAAAACGGTGATGTATTAAAAAATCGACCACTGTTTCAAGAATGCGTACATAAATTACCTTGTCCCTGGCAGTAACTATTGCATACTTTTGAGACATTATCATTCTCCTCCATACACAAGCATTCGTCACTCAAATCTGGACAGTCAAATATTCCGTCACATACTTGACGTTTTGAGATGAAAAAATCGTCGTTGAAGCAtctgtaaataattttaacttataAGTCATTTCCGAGCAATCTTTTGAGCAAGTTTTTGAGATGTGTTACTAATAAATAATGTGCAAAATTTTTCCTTCTATGTAAATTATTTACAAAGAAAAAGGAAATGTGTTTTTAAGGAATATTTCAACCGCATAGCAATTAACATAGCAAGCATTGTATTCTTATGACGTGCATGGTAAACTTTTTGTCTAAGAACTTCACGCACGATATATTTAGCAATCGTTCTCACTTGAAGCACGTTCCGTTGTTTCCACACTCATCTGAATGGTCTTTGCAATATAATGTGTCATCGAACAACAACTTTTGCGGAAGTACACAAGAGCGAATGACGTCACCAAACTTTTGAGTTACGTCACATTTAAAACCAAGTTCACCCATCTGAAAACGTAAAATATCAGaatagtgatatatatataatatatattattcgaaAACAGTAGGCTATGACAATCAACGAATGAGTTGTCCGAGGCAACATTTTCAATACTCTATACTTAGTCTATAGTTTATATAAATCAGAATTTATTATCCATATTTTCTGTAATCCAGGGAATTATTCTCTTATTACATATCGAAACAAGTCAGCAATTTTTATAGCATTACCCGTTCGTCGCTATTATCTCTGCAGTGATTCGTACCATCGCAAAAGTCCTCTCGATTTATACATTGGCCATCGTCACAAATGAACGAATGACGGCAGTCGGATCCACATTCATCGGCCCTTTAAAagaacataaatatatattacttccAAGTAAATGATTGCAGAATTTCTTGAAAGTTTTACAAACTGAATCAGACAATGTTATTTATCATTGTTACAAACtcgataatttatttttacaaaaaaatctgTACCTGTTTTCGCAATGATCCAAATTATCACATACATATTGTTGTGGTAGAACACATTTCTTGTTGTGgtcgttaaatttatttttgcacaTAAATCCGCTCATATTTGATGTTATTTCGTCGCTTCCATCTTCACAGTCGTCATTAcctaaaatttaataatttcacaTTATTcccttttaagcgttttagcaaggtttccagtggttttagacggtgttcactgtttttaggcgttttagcaaggtttctagtgtttttagacgggatttcactgtttttcagcgttttagcaaggatctaatgtttttagacgatttttcactgtttttaagcgttttagcaaggtttctagtgtttttagacgggtttcactgtttttaggcgttttagcaaggtttctagtgttttagacgggttttcactgttttggagcgttttagcaaggtttctagtgtttttagacgggttttcactgttttgaagcgttttagcaaggtttctagtgtttttagacggtttttcacggctTTGAAGCGTtgtagcaaggtttctagtgtttttagacggtgttcactgtttttaggcgttttagcaaggtttctagtgtttttagacgggttttcaatgtttttaagggtttagcaaggtttctaatgttattagacggtttttcactgtttttaggcgttttagcaaggtttctagtgttttcagacgatttttcactgtttttaagcgttttagcaagtttAATTTACTCAAGAGTGAGGCAATATAATAAAGAGTAAAACTAACAAACACACAGCAACCGATACAGTGTTGTAAATAAAGTGATTCATTTGTCAAGCACCATTTTTTACCACTTGTGAAGTTATATCAATTTTAAACTCCATATACATTACTCACCGTCACAAAATTTATCGAAAGCAATGCATTTTCCGTTGTTTGGACAAGTAAAGGTTTTGTTACAACCTGGTATTCCGCATTCGTCAGATGAATCGCAGCAATCATCCTTGAAGTTACAGACCTTAAAAAATGATCAACGTTACTACGATATATAAAAAGTCATTCATTCCTTTTTCAACCTATATGTCTGCACTCATATAGGGAGCAAGAAATTGTAATGAAAAAGGATCAATCCACATTATGATTTTGTAGTAAATTATATGTTTTAATATATACATTCAGATAGCAGCGTACCTTAGTAGCAGCATATATGGTGTTATTGTTTTTACATGTATAATGGGAGTCATCAGTTACAGAACTTTTACAATATCTTTCGTCTTCAACATCTTTGCAATGTCTGACGTCATCACACACGTGATGTTCTGGTAAAACGCATCGAAGTCCAGATGGGTTGTGtctattaaataaatataatgtcTTTTCCATAGAATTATTAGTTAATATATTTGAAGTACGACAGTCTTCTCCTATCGGACGGATTTCCAAATATAGGTATCCCCCACTCTGCTCTTGATGGGGTTGGGGTTATTTACTTCGACGTTCGAGAGTGCATAAAATCGTCTTTTCAAACTTATGTAAATGCACATAGAATGCACAGTCTTAAACCCTTTTGGGGCAAAATGTGGCAGTCAAATCATTACTAACAAAAAATTTCTGTTCTCATTGTTTCGAATAAAGGAAATTTACCTGCTGGTGCAGCTTGTTCCATTAGTGACATTTTCAGTCGAAATAATTTCGTCACTTCCGTCTGGACAATCTACACGCCCATTACAAAACCTAAATTGcaaaatcatattaaaatatGACAGAGGTAGAACTAAAAAAATGCGTGATATTGAACTTCTGTGCCACAGGCGTCATCAGTTAAAGAAAtgaaacgataaaaaaataatattttattgcttCACTTG is from Styela clava chromosome 9, kaStyClav1.hap1.2, whole genome shotgun sequence and encodes:
- the LOC120339694 gene encoding uncharacterized protein LOC120339694 isoform X1; amino-acid sequence: MFETMRRTMSIIFKLVFIGLLGHQTRGATTCGVVECEFWEYQCNSGECINLRFFCDGIYDCPDKSDEILEEAGTGCQNPLNDLNLQCKLPEQYFCDSFHHCYNKTDENETLCKNKKYGMRCDKYGHCLNKLLINCGNQLGYQCSDEIPCKGDVCSRRGGSSRVLDLTDECESISTFSCNSGECLEPDKFCDGIIDCKDGSDEVVANSTNVGEGTGLSCSNKWNNVAKHCVLPSRYVCDIIDHCDDRVDECQPGCKHSFICDNGKCLRGKKTVPSICDGKDDCGDSSDECNSICQGKNNVFHCNDEKKTCIAIELFCNGRVDCPDGSDEIISTENVTNGTSCTSRHNPSGLRCVLPEHHVCDDVRHCKDVEDERYCKSSVTDDSHYTCKNNNTIYAATKVCNFKDDCCDSSDECGIPGCNKTFTCPNNGKCIAFDKFCDGNDDCEDGSDEITSNMSGFMCKNKFNDHNKKCVLPQQYVCDNLDHCENRADECGSDCRHSFICDDGQCINREDFCDGTNHCRDNSDERMGELGFKCDVTQKFGDVIRSCVLPQKLLFDDTLYCKDHSDECGNNGTCFKCFNDDFFISKRQVCDGIFDCPDLSDECLCMEENDNVSKVCNSYCQGQDTDSCTHCENDQIVCDDGDNCINVTYICDGISHCVDGTDEASCQAKNEENWSRQSASLNFKCETKNPQGSPEYATMCDGIPQCAFAEDECSIIKQPVMDQNASKTERQFLCGNKTMEVCKALDIKDDFLHCPGKPHHYLSKDICDGVEDCERTSPDKLSPDEQGCKDRVKCPTSRPKESRKSTIHISSFCDARIDCEGEEDEAEELCQGKGLRRFYCESRKLGDNSSDPGPLFVTNQEVLDGKPDCKDGSDECPTKLFHDNMFSSRHRMIKNVILSGVVWIMGLLAFFGNSIVMYHSITKLRSQTRFSPMMRSNYILVFNLATADLLMGVYLLALAIQNSKTNGKYCRYDQEWRTGSVCASLGSLAMISIQSSVCFLVILTTYRMIAVLRPFRVDSLRVRYTVVFVGLIWFFSLFIAIVPRLPDFKNYFVSSVYISPGVYFFDTNTPTKIELSDFANVLSAYSHDFENTGSLSWQQIHHSIKSRYPQDWPELRILGEFGYYSGHSVCLPQLFLKVKDSAWLFSIIIMLFDFLSFLYIVMSYRLIYNDASRQGALRENRSAVDENKTLQSRITRLVLADFFCLVPVCLTSFLSVLGVEINPVAYAIAAIVLLPINSALNPILYSNVFGVFYSSCVTSTTACLGKILMTKRRKPFGGNYRKAIQLEQHCFSYNRHMTSSITTNEELDEMKSLRRESNDSWNTANQCNLSAETTRLSI
- the LOC120339694 gene encoding uncharacterized protein LOC120339694 isoform X2, whose amino-acid sequence is MFETMRRTMSIIFKLVFIGLLGHQTRGATTCGVVECEFWEYQCNSGECINLRFFCDGIYDCPDKSDEILEEAGTGCQNPLNDLNLQCKLPEQYFCDSFHHCYNKTDENETLCKNKKYGMRCDKYGHCLNKLLINCGNQLGYQCSDEIPCKGDVCSRRGGSSRVLDLTDECESISTFSCNSGECLEPDKFCDGIIDCKDGSDEVVANSTNVGEGTGLSCSNKWNNVAKHCVLPSRYVCDIIDHCDDRVDECQPGCKHSFICDNGKCLRGKKTVPSICDGKDDCGDSSDECNSICQGKNNVFHCNDEKKTCIAIELFCNGRVDCPDGSDEIISTENVTNGTSCTSRHNPSGLRCVLPEHHVCDDVRHCKDVEDERYCKSSVTDDSHYTCKNNNTIYAATKVCNFKDDCCDSSDECGIPGCNKTFTCPNNGKCIAFDKFCDGNDDCEDGSDEITSNMSGFMCKNKFNDHNKKCVLPQQYVCDNLDHCENRADECGSDCRHSFICDDGQCINREDFCDGTNHCRDNSDERMGELGFKCDVTQKFGDVIRSCVLPQKLLFDDTLYCKDHSDECGNNGTCFKCFNDDFFISKRQVCDGIFDCPDLSDECLCMEENDNVSKVCNSYCQGQDTDSCTHCENDQIVCDDGDNCINVTYICDGISHCVDGTDEASCQAKNEENWSRQSASLNFKCETKNPQGSPEYATMCDGIPQCAFAEDECSIIKQPVMDQNASKTERQFLCGNKTMEVCKALDIKDDFLHCPGKPHHYLSKDICDGVEDCERTSPDKLSPDEQGCKDRVKCPTSRPKESRKSTIHISSFCDARIDCEGEEDEAEELCQGKGLRRFYCESRKLGDNSSDPGPLFVTNQEVLDGKPDCKDGSDECPTKLFHDNMFSSRHRMIKNVILSGVVWIMGLLAFFGNSIVMYHSITKLRSQTRFSPMMRSNYILVFNLATADLLMGVYLLALAIQNSKTNGKYCRYDQEWRTGSVCASLGSLAMISIQSSVCFLVILTTYRMIAVLRPFRVDSLRVRYTVVFVGLIWFFSLFIAIVPRLPDFKNYFVSSVYISPGVYFFDTNTPTKIELSDFANVLSAYSHDFENTGSLSWQQIHHSIKSRYPQDWPELRILGEFGYYSGHSVCLPQLFLKVKDSAWLFSIIIMLFDFLSFLYIVMSYRLIYNDASRQGALRENRSAVDENKTLQSRITRLVLADFFCLVPVCLTSFLSVLGVEINPVAYAIAAIVLLPINSALNPILYSNVFGVFYRGLLQFVRHFNNCLSGENSDDEAKETFRRKLSQSYSTRATLFQLQPTHDLVDYDK